A genome region from Tursiops truncatus isolate mTurTru1 chromosome 15, mTurTru1.mat.Y, whole genome shotgun sequence includes the following:
- the SGK2 gene encoding serine/threonine-protein kinase Sgk2 isoform X3, protein MDSSPAGTPSLQPSRANGNINLGPSANPNARPTDFDFLKVIGKGNYGKVLLAKHKSDGMFYAVKVLQKKSILKKKEQSHIMAERSVLLKNVCHPFLVGLRYSFQTPEKLYFVLDYVNGGELFFHLQRERRFLEPRARFYAAEVASAIGYLHSLNIIYRDLKPENILLDGQGHVVLTDFGLCKEGVEPEETTSTFCGTPEYLAPEVLRKEPYDRAVDWWSLGAVLYEMLHGLPPFYSQDLSQMYENILNQPLRIPGGRTVAACDLLQALLHKDQRQRLGSQTDFLEIKNHVFFSPINWDDLYHKRLTPPFNPNVAGPADLKHFDPEFTQEAVSKSIGCTPDTMASSSGASSAFLGFSYAPEDDAVLDC, encoded by the exons ATGGACTCTAGCCCGGCTGGGACCCCCAGTCTGCAG CCCTCAAGGGCCAATGGGAATATCAACCTGGGGCCTTCGGCCAACCCAAA TGCCCGGCCCACCGACTTCGACTTCCTCAAGGTCATTGGCAAAGGAAACTACGGGAAG GTCCTACTGGCCAAGCACAAGTCCGACGGGATGTTCTACGCAGTGAAGGTGCTACAGAAAAAGTCCATCTTAAAGAAGAAAGAG CAGAGCCACATCATGGCGGAGCGCAGCGTGCTCCTGAAGAACGTGTGCCACCCCTTCCTCGTGGGCCTGCGCTACTCCTTCCAGACGCCGGAGAAGCTCTACTTTGTGCTGGACTATGTCAACGGGGGAGAG CTCTTCTTCCACCTGCAGCGGGAGCGCCGGTTCCTGGAGCCCCGGGCCCGGTTTTACGCCGCCGAGGTGGCCAGCGCCATTGGCTACCTGCACTCTCTCAACATCATTTACAG GGACCTGAAACCAGAGAACATTCTTTTGGACGGCCAG GGACACGTGGTGCTGACGGATTTTGGCCTCTGCAAGGAAGGGGTAGAGCCTGAGGAGACCACGTCCACGTTTTGTGGCACCCCAGAG TACCTGGCTCCCGAAGTGCTTCGTAAAGAGCCTTATGATCGGGCAGTGGATTGGTGGTCCTTGGGGGCCGTTCTCTACGAGATGCTGCACGGCCTG cCACCCTTCTACAGCCAAGATTTGTCCCAGATGTATGAGAACATTCTGAACCAGCCGCTACGGATCCCTGGGGGCCGGACAGTGGCCGCCTGCGACCTCCTGCAAGCCCTGCTTCACAAGGACCAGAGGCAGCGGCTGGGCTCCCAAACAGACTTT CTTGAGATAAAGAACCATGTATTCTTCAGCCCCATAAACTGGGACGACTTGTACCACAAGAGGCTGACTCCACCCTTCAACCCTAATGTG GCAGGACCTGCTGACTTGAAACACTTTGACCCAGAGTTCACCCAAGAAGCTGTGTCAAAGTCCATTGGCTGCACTCCCGACACTATGGCCAGCAGTTCTGGGGCCTCAAGTGCCTTCCTGGGATTTTCCTATGCACCAGAGGATGATGCCGTCTTAGATTGCTAG
- the SGK2 gene encoding serine/threonine-protein kinase Sgk2 isoform X2, producing the protein MALLWASVSSRSHLVQRPAASQGCCVKQPSRANGNINLGPSANPNARPTDFDFLKVIGKGNYGKVLLAKHKSDGMFYAVKVLQKKSILKKKEQSHIMAERSVLLKNVCHPFLVGLRYSFQTPEKLYFVLDYVNGGELFFHLQRERRFLEPRARFYAAEVASAIGYLHSLNIIYRDLKPENILLDGQGHVVLTDFGLCKEGVEPEETTSTFCGTPEYLAPEVLRKEPYDRAVDWWSLGAVLYEMLHGLPPFYSQDLSQMYENILNQPLRIPGGRTVAACDLLQALLHKDQRQRLGSQTDFLEIKNHVFFSPINWDDLYHKRLTPPFNPNVAGPADLKHFDPEFTQEAVSKSIGCTPDTMASSSGASSAFLGFSYAPEDDAVLDC; encoded by the exons ATGgctcttctctgggcttcagtttcctcacgcTCACATTTGGTACAACGGCCAGCAGCCTCCCAAGGCTGTTGTGTGAAGCAG CCCTCAAGGGCCAATGGGAATATCAACCTGGGGCCTTCGGCCAACCCAAA TGCCCGGCCCACCGACTTCGACTTCCTCAAGGTCATTGGCAAAGGAAACTACGGGAAG GTCCTACTGGCCAAGCACAAGTCCGACGGGATGTTCTACGCAGTGAAGGTGCTACAGAAAAAGTCCATCTTAAAGAAGAAAGAG CAGAGCCACATCATGGCGGAGCGCAGCGTGCTCCTGAAGAACGTGTGCCACCCCTTCCTCGTGGGCCTGCGCTACTCCTTCCAGACGCCGGAGAAGCTCTACTTTGTGCTGGACTATGTCAACGGGGGAGAG CTCTTCTTCCACCTGCAGCGGGAGCGCCGGTTCCTGGAGCCCCGGGCCCGGTTTTACGCCGCCGAGGTGGCCAGCGCCATTGGCTACCTGCACTCTCTCAACATCATTTACAG GGACCTGAAACCAGAGAACATTCTTTTGGACGGCCAG GGACACGTGGTGCTGACGGATTTTGGCCTCTGCAAGGAAGGGGTAGAGCCTGAGGAGACCACGTCCACGTTTTGTGGCACCCCAGAG TACCTGGCTCCCGAAGTGCTTCGTAAAGAGCCTTATGATCGGGCAGTGGATTGGTGGTCCTTGGGGGCCGTTCTCTACGAGATGCTGCACGGCCTG cCACCCTTCTACAGCCAAGATTTGTCCCAGATGTATGAGAACATTCTGAACCAGCCGCTACGGATCCCTGGGGGCCGGACAGTGGCCGCCTGCGACCTCCTGCAAGCCCTGCTTCACAAGGACCAGAGGCAGCGGCTGGGCTCCCAAACAGACTTT CTTGAGATAAAGAACCATGTATTCTTCAGCCCCATAAACTGGGACGACTTGTACCACAAGAGGCTGACTCCACCCTTCAACCCTAATGTG GCAGGACCTGCTGACTTGAAACACTTTGACCCAGAGTTCACCCAAGAAGCTGTGTCAAAGTCCATTGGCTGCACTCCCGACACTATGGCCAGCAGTTCTGGGGCCTCAAGTGCCTTCCTGGGATTTTCCTATGCACCAGAGGATGATGCCGTCTTAGATTGCTAG
- the SGK2 gene encoding serine/threonine-protein kinase Sgk2 isoform X1 — MPVGHPGSPWMALLWASVSSRSHLVQRPAASQGCCVKQPSRANGNINLGPSANPNARPTDFDFLKVIGKGNYGKVLLAKHKSDGMFYAVKVLQKKSILKKKEQSHIMAERSVLLKNVCHPFLVGLRYSFQTPEKLYFVLDYVNGGELFFHLQRERRFLEPRARFYAAEVASAIGYLHSLNIIYRDLKPENILLDGQGHVVLTDFGLCKEGVEPEETTSTFCGTPEYLAPEVLRKEPYDRAVDWWSLGAVLYEMLHGLPPFYSQDLSQMYENILNQPLRIPGGRTVAACDLLQALLHKDQRQRLGSQTDFLEIKNHVFFSPINWDDLYHKRLTPPFNPNVAGPADLKHFDPEFTQEAVSKSIGCTPDTMASSSGASSAFLGFSYAPEDDAVLDC, encoded by the exons ATGCCAGTGGGGCATCCTGGAAGTCCTTGGATGgctcttctctgggcttcagtttcctcacgcTCACATTTGGTACAACGGCCAGCAGCCTCCCAAGGCTGTTGTGTGAAGCAG CCCTCAAGGGCCAATGGGAATATCAACCTGGGGCCTTCGGCCAACCCAAA TGCCCGGCCCACCGACTTCGACTTCCTCAAGGTCATTGGCAAAGGAAACTACGGGAAG GTCCTACTGGCCAAGCACAAGTCCGACGGGATGTTCTACGCAGTGAAGGTGCTACAGAAAAAGTCCATCTTAAAGAAGAAAGAG CAGAGCCACATCATGGCGGAGCGCAGCGTGCTCCTGAAGAACGTGTGCCACCCCTTCCTCGTGGGCCTGCGCTACTCCTTCCAGACGCCGGAGAAGCTCTACTTTGTGCTGGACTATGTCAACGGGGGAGAG CTCTTCTTCCACCTGCAGCGGGAGCGCCGGTTCCTGGAGCCCCGGGCCCGGTTTTACGCCGCCGAGGTGGCCAGCGCCATTGGCTACCTGCACTCTCTCAACATCATTTACAG GGACCTGAAACCAGAGAACATTCTTTTGGACGGCCAG GGACACGTGGTGCTGACGGATTTTGGCCTCTGCAAGGAAGGGGTAGAGCCTGAGGAGACCACGTCCACGTTTTGTGGCACCCCAGAG TACCTGGCTCCCGAAGTGCTTCGTAAAGAGCCTTATGATCGGGCAGTGGATTGGTGGTCCTTGGGGGCCGTTCTCTACGAGATGCTGCACGGCCTG cCACCCTTCTACAGCCAAGATTTGTCCCAGATGTATGAGAACATTCTGAACCAGCCGCTACGGATCCCTGGGGGCCGGACAGTGGCCGCCTGCGACCTCCTGCAAGCCCTGCTTCACAAGGACCAGAGGCAGCGGCTGGGCTCCCAAACAGACTTT CTTGAGATAAAGAACCATGTATTCTTCAGCCCCATAAACTGGGACGACTTGTACCACAAGAGGCTGACTCCACCCTTCAACCCTAATGTG GCAGGACCTGCTGACTTGAAACACTTTGACCCAGAGTTCACCCAAGAAGCTGTGTCAAAGTCCATTGGCTGCACTCCCGACACTATGGCCAGCAGTTCTGGGGCCTCAAGTGCCTTCCTGGGATTTTCCTATGCACCAGAGGATGATGCCGTCTTAGATTGCTAG